Proteins encoded within one genomic window of Cucumis sativus cultivar 9930 chromosome 3, Cucumber_9930_V3, whole genome shotgun sequence:
- the LOC101210355 gene encoding probable serine/threonine-protein kinase At1g01540 isoform X1, whose translation MAFNSSSIPSWLSTRTSFGVKLWVLILTSLLIFLLFVLILTFFFHVYSRRRNRNRNRSRPSNDREAAISAEVRPEMEMKVKKGSDHQFSCQGSLTTQQSIVTDWEYSAGQYSPKAFKDRQRRTFSLEEIDFATDGFNEENLISIEDFGVDYFGNMTDDTKVIVKIFNANYSSGDDEFIKEAERIRHISHKNLVKLLGYCTQGIPNNRMFVYQNVDNGNLHQWLHGYPQKPFSPLTWSIRMNIIQGIAKGLAYLHEDVEPQILHGRLRSNCILLDQYWNPKIANFGLVDLLPLDYWPGPLVRETYESLDQNESISPFTKKNDVYSFGILLMEMITGKPPSDCNQSQPDLIEWVKSMIGNQQAFETVDSKLEEKPSSKQLKRMLLIALRCVDPDIQHRPTMAQILLMLQPQDILLTDVRITIYNHSHSTCIYIIYSFIHIHTYKHIYYSVMHILI comes from the exons ATGGCATTCAACTCATCTTCCATTCCCTCATGGCTCTCCACCCGGACCTCATTCGGAGTGAAACTATGGGTTTTGATTCTTActtctcttctcatttttcttcttttcgtTCTCATTCTCACCTTCTTTTTTCACGTCTATTCTCGTCGGAGGAACCGGAATCGGAATCGAAGCCGTCCAAGCAATGATCGTGAAGCTGCCATTTCGGCTGAAGTTCGTCCGGAGATGGAGATGAAGGTAAAGAAGGGTTCCGATCATCAATTTTCATGCCAGGGTAGTCTGACTACTCAGCAAAGTATTGTCACTGATTGGGAGTATTCTGCCGGCCAATACTCTCCCAAGGCGTTTAAGGACCGGCAGAGAAGAACATTTTCGCTGGAAGAGATTGATTTCGCGACGGATGGATTCAACGAAGAGAATCTCATTAGCATCGAAGATTTCGGTGTGGATTACTTTGGAAATATGACTGATGATACAAAAGTAATTGTTAAGATATTCAATGCAAATTACAG TTCTGGAGACGACGAGTTCATCAAAGAAGCAGAGAGAATTCGGCATATTAGCCATAAAAATCTGGTCAAGTTGCTTGGATACTGCACCCAGGGAATTCCTAATAACAG GATGTTTGTTTATCAAAATGTAGACAATGGAAATTTGCATCAGTGGCTTCATGGATATCCACAGAAACCATTTAGCCCTCTGACTTGGTCCATTAGGATGAACATTATTCAAGGAATTGCAAAAGG ATTAGCATATCTTCATGAAGATGTAGAACCACAAATTCTTCATGGCAGGCTTAGATCCAACTGCATATTACTTGATCAGTACTGGAATCCCAAGATTGCGAATTTCGGACTAGTTGACCTTTTGCCTTTGGATTACTGGCCTGGACCTTTGGTTAGAGAAAC GTATGAATCTCTTGATCAGAATGAATCAATTAGTCCATTCACAAAGAAGAATGATGTTTATAGCTTTGGTATACTTCTCATGGAGATGATAACTGGAAAACCTCCTTCGGACTGCAATCAATCACAG CCAGATTTGATAGAGTGGGTGAAGTCAATGATTGGGAATCAACAGGCATTTGAAACAGTGGATTccaaattggaagaaaaaccaTCATCAAAGCAACTTAAACGGATGCTATTAATTGCTCTTCGCTGTGTTGATCCAGACATACAGCATAGGCCCACTATGGCCCAAATTCTGCTCATGCTTCAACCTCAAGACATTTTACTCACCGATGTACGTATTACTATTTACAATCATTCACATtctacatgtatatatattatatattcgttcatacacatacatacatataagcatatatattattcagtCATGCACATACTTATATAG
- the LOC101210355 gene encoding probable serine/threonine-protein kinase At1g01540 isoform X2: MAFNSSSIPSWLSTRTSFGVKLWVLILTSLLIFLLFVLILTFFFHVYSRRRNRNRNRSRPSNDREAAISAEVRPEMEMKVKKGSDHQFSCQGSLTTQQSIVTDWEYSAGQYSPKAFKDRQRRTFSLEEIDFATDGFNEENLISIEDFGVDYFGNMTDDTKVIVKIFNANYSSGDDEFIKEAERIRHISHKNLVKLLGYCTQGIPNNRMFVYQNVDNGNLHQWLHGYPQKPFSPLTWSIRMNIIQGIAKGLAYLHEDVEPQILHGRLRSNCILLDQYWNPKIANFGLVDLLPLDYWPGPLVRETYESLDQNESISPFTKKNDVYSFGILLMEMITGKPPSDCNQSQPDLIEWVKSMIGNQQAFETVDSKLEEKPSSKQLKRMLLIALRCVDPDIQHRPTMAQILLMLQPQDILLTDGCQIGMSKFL, encoded by the exons ATGGCATTCAACTCATCTTCCATTCCCTCATGGCTCTCCACCCGGACCTCATTCGGAGTGAAACTATGGGTTTTGATTCTTActtctcttctcatttttcttcttttcgtTCTCATTCTCACCTTCTTTTTTCACGTCTATTCTCGTCGGAGGAACCGGAATCGGAATCGAAGCCGTCCAAGCAATGATCGTGAAGCTGCCATTTCGGCTGAAGTTCGTCCGGAGATGGAGATGAAGGTAAAGAAGGGTTCCGATCATCAATTTTCATGCCAGGGTAGTCTGACTACTCAGCAAAGTATTGTCACTGATTGGGAGTATTCTGCCGGCCAATACTCTCCCAAGGCGTTTAAGGACCGGCAGAGAAGAACATTTTCGCTGGAAGAGATTGATTTCGCGACGGATGGATTCAACGAAGAGAATCTCATTAGCATCGAAGATTTCGGTGTGGATTACTTTGGAAATATGACTGATGATACAAAAGTAATTGTTAAGATATTCAATGCAAATTACAG TTCTGGAGACGACGAGTTCATCAAAGAAGCAGAGAGAATTCGGCATATTAGCCATAAAAATCTGGTCAAGTTGCTTGGATACTGCACCCAGGGAATTCCTAATAACAG GATGTTTGTTTATCAAAATGTAGACAATGGAAATTTGCATCAGTGGCTTCATGGATATCCACAGAAACCATTTAGCCCTCTGACTTGGTCCATTAGGATGAACATTATTCAAGGAATTGCAAAAGG ATTAGCATATCTTCATGAAGATGTAGAACCACAAATTCTTCATGGCAGGCTTAGATCCAACTGCATATTACTTGATCAGTACTGGAATCCCAAGATTGCGAATTTCGGACTAGTTGACCTTTTGCCTTTGGATTACTGGCCTGGACCTTTGGTTAGAGAAAC GTATGAATCTCTTGATCAGAATGAATCAATTAGTCCATTCACAAAGAAGAATGATGTTTATAGCTTTGGTATACTTCTCATGGAGATGATAACTGGAAAACCTCCTTCGGACTGCAATCAATCACAG CCAGATTTGATAGAGTGGGTGAAGTCAATGATTGGGAATCAACAGGCATTTGAAACAGTGGATTccaaattggaagaaaaaccaTCATCAAAGCAACTTAAACGGATGCTATTAATTGCTCTTCGCTGTGTTGATCCAGACATACAGCATAGGCCCACTATGGCCCAAATTCTGCTCATGCTTCAACCTCAAGACATTTTACTCACCGAT GGCTGTCAAATCGGAATGAGTAAGTTCTTGT
- the LOC101211661 gene encoding glutaminyl-peptide cyclotransferase, producing the protein MAAGSLKRRQSKRSNSKPSIVMPSRPSHQSFLAHRTTALLLFISLIFFAVLVSGISLNVLRRSPKYEVQSPMIYSIEVVNEFPHDPRAFTQGLVYVENDTLFESTGLYGQSSVRKVALSTGKTEVLHKMDDSYFGEGLTLLGERLFQVTWLKKTGFIYDQDNLNEVKEFTHQMNDGWGLATDGKILYGSDGTSTLYQIDPETFIVTNKWVVSYQGDEVHNLNELEFINGEVWANVWMTDCIARISVRDGGVLGWVLLPTLRRKLLQEGKRIDVLNGIAWDSGKNRLFVTGKLWPKLYEIKVQPSNEHYGDEKIKQLCLREPITF; encoded by the exons ATGGCGGCCGGATCCTTGAAGAGAAGGCAGTCTAAGCGATCCAATTCCAAGCCTTCTATAGTCATGCCTTCTCGCCCTTCTCATCAATCTTTCCTCGCCCATAGAACCACTGCCCTcttacttttcatttctttgattttctttgcCGTTCTGGTCTCCGGCATTTCTTTGAATGTTTTGCGTAGATCGCCCAAATATGAAGTTCAATCGCCAATGATTTACTCTATTGAGGTCGTCAACGAATTTCCTCACGATCCTCGAGCCTTTACTCAG GGACTGGTTTATGTAGAAAATGACACCCTATTTGAGTCAACTGGCCTCTATGGACAG TCATCAGTTCGAAAAGTAGCTCTCTCTACTGGGAag ACCGAGGTTCTTCACAAGATGGATGACTCTTACTTTGGGGAAGGTTTAACACTTCTTGGGGAAAG GCTGTTTCAAGTAACTTGGTTGAAGAAAACTGGTTTCATATATGACCAAGACAATTTAAACGAA GTTAAGGAATTCACTCATCAAATGAATGATGGTTGGGGATTGGCAACAGATGGAAAAATTTTGTATGGAAGCGATGGAACGTCAACATTATATCAAATTGATCCAGAGACATTTATAG TTACTAATAAATGGGTTGTGAGCTATCAAGGAGATGAAGTGCATAACCTCAATGAGTTGGAATTTATCAATGGAGAAGTCTGGGCAAATGTTTGGATG ACAGATTGCATTGCCAGAATCTCTGTACGTGATGGAGGTGTGCTTGGATGGGTTCTCCTCCCGACTTTGAG ACGGAAATTGTTGCAAGAAGGGAAACGA ATTGATGTTTTAAATGGCATTGCATGGGATAGTGGCAAGAATCGCCTTTTTG TGACAGGAAAGCTATGGCCAAAGCTCTATGAAATCAAAGTGCAGCCATCAAATGAGCATTATGGTGATGAAAAGATAAAGCAGCTTTGCTTGCGAGAGCCAATTACATTTTGA
- the LOC101210355 gene encoding probable serine/threonine-protein kinase At1g01540 isoform X3, giving the protein MAFNSSSIPSWLSTRTSFGVKLWVLILTSLLIFLLFVLILTFFFHVYSRRRNRNRNRSRPSNDREAAISAEVRPEMEMKVKKGSDHQFSCQGSLTTQQSIVTDWEYSAGQYSPKAFKDRQRRTFSLEEIDFATDGFNEENLISIEDFGVDYFGNMTDDTKVIVKIFNANYSSGDDEFIKEAERIRHISHKNLVKLLGYCTQGIPNNRMFVYQNVDNGNLHQWLHGYPQKPFSPLTWSIRMNIIQGIAKGLAYLHEDVEPQILHGRLRSNCILLDQYWNPKIANFGLVDLLPLDYWPGPLVRETYESLDQNESISPFTKKNDVYSFGILLMEMITGKPPSDCNQSQI; this is encoded by the exons ATGGCATTCAACTCATCTTCCATTCCCTCATGGCTCTCCACCCGGACCTCATTCGGAGTGAAACTATGGGTTTTGATTCTTActtctcttctcatttttcttcttttcgtTCTCATTCTCACCTTCTTTTTTCACGTCTATTCTCGTCGGAGGAACCGGAATCGGAATCGAAGCCGTCCAAGCAATGATCGTGAAGCTGCCATTTCGGCTGAAGTTCGTCCGGAGATGGAGATGAAGGTAAAGAAGGGTTCCGATCATCAATTTTCATGCCAGGGTAGTCTGACTACTCAGCAAAGTATTGTCACTGATTGGGAGTATTCTGCCGGCCAATACTCTCCCAAGGCGTTTAAGGACCGGCAGAGAAGAACATTTTCGCTGGAAGAGATTGATTTCGCGACGGATGGATTCAACGAAGAGAATCTCATTAGCATCGAAGATTTCGGTGTGGATTACTTTGGAAATATGACTGATGATACAAAAGTAATTGTTAAGATATTCAATGCAAATTACAG TTCTGGAGACGACGAGTTCATCAAAGAAGCAGAGAGAATTCGGCATATTAGCCATAAAAATCTGGTCAAGTTGCTTGGATACTGCACCCAGGGAATTCCTAATAACAG GATGTTTGTTTATCAAAATGTAGACAATGGAAATTTGCATCAGTGGCTTCATGGATATCCACAGAAACCATTTAGCCCTCTGACTTGGTCCATTAGGATGAACATTATTCAAGGAATTGCAAAAGG ATTAGCATATCTTCATGAAGATGTAGAACCACAAATTCTTCATGGCAGGCTTAGATCCAACTGCATATTACTTGATCAGTACTGGAATCCCAAGATTGCGAATTTCGGACTAGTTGACCTTTTGCCTTTGGATTACTGGCCTGGACCTTTGGTTAGAGAAAC GTATGAATCTCTTGATCAGAATGAATCAATTAGTCCATTCACAAAGAAGAATGATGTTTATAGCTTTGGTATACTTCTCATGGAGATGATAACTGGAAAACCTCCTTCGGACTGCAATCAATCACAG ATTTGA